CGCCCCAGCATGAGTGGCCtcactcctccacccccacccccctgaacTTCCCTAAAATCCAAgctgagttggggggggggcggcgggaagGGAGGGTGTCGGGGTCGGGCCCACCTGGTTGATGCATAGCACGGGGCTCCGGAACGTGCTGCTCAGCCGGCGCAGGGTGGCCCCCAAGGCCTGCAGACGCCTGGCCCTGGGCATTGAGGCCAGGCCGTCAAACTCACAGCGGAACGGGGCTGCCACGGAGTCGATGACCACTAGGCGGGCCATCCCCCGCGACAGCAGCACGGGCACCTTCTTATTCACACACTCCAGCAGGGCGTCCTAGAGGCCAAGGGAGCTGGCGGTCAGCGCCTTTGCCCTGCACTGAAGAACCCCTCACAGCCTTCCCGTTTCACTCCTCACCCCGTGGGCCATCACAGCGACCGGGACTTCATCCTTTGGTGGCCCCGTGCCAGGAGCTGACCCCTGGGGTGCTGCCATAGCCGAAAGCCGGCTCATGACCGACCGCCCTGGTCGCTGGGACCATACTCTCGTCAGGCGGGTCTAGGGGTGGCGGTGagccctgtcccctgcccagccccgccCCATGGGGGGGGGTGCACAGGGGCAGGCCACCCCTGCCTACCTCTGGGGCCCGAGTGTGGTGCCCTGAGCGGCCCTGGCCAGGCTCCCGGGTGGGGCCGGGCGGCCTCAGGCCCTGGTGCCAGGTGACCACATACTGGCCGTCCCGCCAGAGAGCAGCCAAGTGTCTGGTTCCTCGCCCTGAATGAAACCCAGTTCTGTGCTTCCACCTCTAGGGCGTCTTCGGTAGAGCCTCTTTTTGTGGAAAATGATGGCAGCAGCAGTGGTCTCGAGGACGCCAGCATTAACGTGAGTCCCGTCCCCTTTCCGTCACCGCAGGCagctctggggacacctgggggctgggcaggtggTGGCTGCACTCGCTCCCTGCGGAGCCAGGACTCaggggccccctcccccaggaggtgGAAACGGGGACCGCAGCCCCGAGGCCCTGCTTGTGCACAAAGGGCAGGCCCTGTCCCCACAGCAGGGCCCCGGGCTCCAGGCCGACACTGGGCAGGAGGGCAGACGCCTGGTGCCCCCAGCGCGGTTTTCAGAACGGCTCTCAGAAACCACCGTGGGCCTCAAAGCGCTGGCCCTGACTGCTGCCTTCTCTTGCAGTGAAACCACACCCGGCCCTGGAGGACCCAGGACAACACTGCTCGTGTGCGGCCAGAGCCTGCCCTGTGACAGCCAGGGGACGGTCACCGAGGCTGGAGGGCCCTGGAGCTGAGAGCCTGCAGCACTAACCTCGTCTTCTGTGTCCCCGTGCCACCAGCACACTGTCCTACTAACAGCCACACCGCTCACCAGGACGCGTCGCTTGCAAAGCCATGGCCACGCTCGGCCCCTCCAGGGTGACGGGGTGGGCGCAGCCTCCCTCCTGGGCCGCGGTTCCCGGGACACCCGTGTCCCGAAAGTGCAAGGAAGAGGCATTGGCTGCCTGGGCCCGTGTGCCCAATCTTACCGTGTTACTTCCCGAAGCTGTGTGTGATATGTtctattgtaaatttttttaaaattaaaagtttatatgACTTATCCTTTACTTGCAATTTTTATAGCAATTCTTAAGTGCGGGAAGGTCCCCCGGGAACCCTGCCCAGCGGGTGCGGGGGTGCACTCGGGAAGCTGGGCTGCAAGGAGAGGCTCCCCCCAGCCCCATGCAGAggctttcttaactttttttttttttctcctgctataCGGTTTATTCTCAGCTTTTGAACCCTTTCCACTCATTGCTTGTCCCTCCCTCAAATAATGATCGGAGTTGAGCATGGACCAGGTCACAGGGCCGCTTCCCCTGCCTGCCAGGACCACTGTGCTCCTAGCCCTCTCCCTGGGGCTTCCTGCCCCACGGCTGCCCATCTGCAGGGAGGGATGCTGCTGATGTTTCCGGATacgtgtcccccgccccccctcggAGCAGCCAGGTGGGGACCTCCTGTGCCCTGATGCACTTTCTGCTCCGTCAGGGGTAGAAGTCAAACCCGACAGACTGCTCTCGCCGGGACAGCCGGCCTGTCCTCTGGGCAGTGAATGGTCACCGCAGGGTGGCCGGGTGGCCAGGAGGCAAGGGAGGTGCTCTCTGCTACTGAGGGGACTGAGGGGCACACCCCGTGGGGGACGGGACGGTGGGGCCTCCCTCCGCAACTCCCCGTGGGCGGGGCGACCGGTTCAGCCTGAATTTCAGGTCACGAATCCTGTGGCGGCTCACCGGCTGCCTGGTGCTGGTGGTGGCCCGGTGTGGGTGTCGTGTGTGCGGCTCTGTCCACTGGCCCACCTGACCACCTTCCCCACAGAACTcggggccagagagggaggacGCTCACCACGTCGGCCACGTGCTCGATGAAGATCTGGTGGCCAAACTTCATCTTGTCGATCACCTCTCCCGGAACGTCCGTCCGCAGATGCCGCTGCCCCGCAATGAGCTGCTGCAGACGCAGGTCCGGGAAGACGTCTTCGGTGCAGACGTACACGGCCCCTGGGgcggcacggggcggggggggggggggtggtcagccCGCCCCCCTGTGGCTTCCCCGCACGGGAGCTGGTCTCCCTTGCCGCCCCCTTGCTGTCAGGACGCCACCAGGACGCCACCCCGCGGGTCTGCCCCAGCCTGTCTCGAGTGGAAGCCAGTGGGATCATCAGGGCCCGCGGGCTTCCGGAGATGCCCTGCCTGCACACGCTCTTGGATTCCCCTCAGAGGCTCTGCCGGAGCATGCTTCCCAGATTCCCAGATTCTCCTTTCGAGGCTGCTCCTGTGATCCTGGGCTGCTGTGACGTGAACACCCTGGGGTGACGCCCTGGCTCCCCTGTGCCAGTGTACCCCAGGTCTGCTGGGAAGAACTGGGGACCGTCACAAACGAACCCTAACGTCTGTGGCAACTGATTTTCAACGAAGGTCCCGGGACAGTCCGGTGAGAGAAAGAAGTCTTCCCCGTGAATGGTGCGGGGACGCGGGGACCAGGCCCTCCCTCACCCCCGGCACGGACTCCATCCGCCCATCGAACGCCAGAGCCGACGCTTTCAAACTCCGGAGAGCACGCGGGTGGGTGTTCGGGACTCTGGGTTGGGCGAGGGGGTCTCCGATGTGGCACAGACCGCACAAgtgagaaaaggcagagagagaaactggaCTCGATCACAGGATAATCCACAGGAAAGCGAGGAGACCCCTGCAGAAAACACGGTGAATTCCGTGTCTGGGGAGAGGCTCGCGTCCGGATCACACGAGGATCCTACAAGCCGGCCACAGAAGGCGACCCAACCGCGAACCGGGGCAAAGGCTCCAAAGAGACATTTCGCCACAGGAAACGTCCGCTGACCGGCTTCCAAGGCCAAGTCCGTCCACCCGGCACCGGGCACCTGCACCCTCGCCCAGAGGTGCAGGGGCAGGGGTGACACAGAGGCCCGCCACGGGTGAGCAACCCCCATGCGCGGTCCAGAGGCCCCCGCCCACGGCCGGGCTCACGGGAGCGGCACCGACCCCAGTCCTCGGCTCTCGGGACATAGGGGAAGCAGGAGAGGTCCCCGAGTGAGGCCCCTGCTGCCAGCGCCCCGCATGGGTCCCAGTGGCGTGCGTGTGTCACCGGGCCGCGAGGTCTGGCCCCGGCCGCATGCCCCGCCCACTGCGTGGCCCAGCCTGTCCGGGAAGCCGGGCGAGCAGATGAGCTCGGGAGGAACCGTGCAGCGTTTTCCGAGGAGCTACCGAGGTGCGACCCGTCCGCTCTGGCACCACATTTAGTAAGAACGATCGAAGTTTTTAACGCTCAGAGACCAGCACGGGCAGCCCGGAAAAATCCCTCCATCGCACGCCCTGTGCAGACTTGACAGACGCAAAACCGCGTCAGGGGCCGGCCGCCCCCGCTGTCCTCGGTGATCCTGTCTGCCCCGTccccaaaagggaaaaagaggaaaatgtttgcCCGAGGTTTCCAGCCCCATGGACCACGTGGTTTGCAGGCTGGCGGCGGGAGAGCGCACAGAAGTGCCTAAGGGGGACTTTGTGCCCAGACGGAGACTGTCCCCGGGTCCTCGAGGAAGCAGGGGCCACTTCCTACAGAGGGCAGGCTACAGGGCCCACGGCCCTCAGACCTGCCCTCTCCCTCGGGTGGAATCCACGGCGCATGCGGAGAGAGACGGGGACCCGGGAAGATGGCCCTGGAGGTGGCGTCGGGCCCCGACTCAGTGAGTGCGACCTGGGCAAGGCCGGGACCCCCGCCTCCCCCAACTCTGCCCCCGCCCGCCTGAGGGGACAGCCACTCACCGGCCTCCAGGCCTCCGTGCCGCGGAGGGAACTGCACGGTCAGGCAGAGCTGCAGGGCCAGCTGGGTCTTCCCGGCGGAGCTGTGACCGGCCAGCTCGGTGACACCGTCCAGGGGCAGGCCGCCGCGGAGAAGGCCGTCCAGCACGGGGCAGCCCAGGCTCAGGCGCTGGTGCTGGGTGGGGAACCTCTTCTTCTGCCGGTGCAGATGCAGAGCTGGGGGCGCAGGGGGCGTCGGTCACCACGTGCCGGGGGCCCAGGCTACCTCGGAGccagaaggcagggaggaggcggGCGTGGAAGCTTCTCCTAGCTGCTGTGCTCTCTGGGCACCCGTGGGCTCTGGGTCTGCTTGCCGACCCACCCCCGCTTCCCGCACTGCCTGGCCTGGTCCCATCTCTTCCGTCCCCCTGCCCTTGCCCTGTACACCTGCTGTGTCCCTGTCCTGATGCTGTGACCGTGGCCCTGCGTCAATCCCTCCCCAGGCATGGGCAGAGCAGAGGcctctcctcaccccccacccgcccccagtGCCCACCTGTGAAGACGCTGCTTCCCCGCAGGTGCAGGGAGGCCGTTCTCAGCAAGTGTTGCACGTCGAGGCTGGAGAGGCCGGTTAGTCTCTGCAGGTCTGGTCCAGAAAAATGCAAAACCTCCTTTATTGACTTCAGTTTGGCTGAAATTACACAAAGACAGAACAGGACAAGTTCAGACTACAGTAACGCAAGGCAGCATGGCAAAGACAACGGGTGTTTTCCGGAACACTGTCTTCCAGTTCTGGGGACCCAGCGGGCAGGGGCTAGATCCGTCCACTCCCTGAAGCCATGGGAGCCCCTGGACAGAGTGTGAGGACagcagtggggagggaaggggcccgAGAGGGGGACGGGCCTCTCCCAGGTGCCCAGAGCACATCAGCCACCTGCCGTGGCCACATCCTGAAAACGTGTCCCAAGGAAGGGCGTTTCTGTGGCCAGGCAGGCCGACACCAAGGCAAGGCTTGAGGGTGACCCCGGGGCAGGGTGAGAACCGTGCAGTTAGGAAAGCCAAGCCGGGCTCCAAACAAACGTCACTGCAGCGGAAAGCCGGGAAGGCGGGGACCGAGCTAAGACTGCGTGGCGGTTACAATGCCAGTGGCCACAGCCGGGTGGGGGGGCGGGTCACAGAGTTAACATATCCAGAAGATCTGGTATTTGGGGAGGAGAGCGGATAAATTACTGTTGGGCGTGGATAAGTACATTACTAGCGAgctagtaggaaaaaaaaatgcgcTAAAAAATGTTTCCAACCAACCCAGATagcaaaaaagggaaaacaacacaaaaagcaacagaatagGCAGCTCAGCAAAAGAGAGAGTTAGACCCAAACATACCAGGAATTACCTTAAATACATGTGCACCGAAGGCTCCAGTGaaaagacagatggacagactGGACCAAagggaaaacacaacaaaatgacTGAAAGGCTCTGGAAGAACCAAGAGCCAAGGACGAGGGAGCAGGACCAGAGACTGTTCCCCCACGTAAGACATCACCAAGGCGCCCCCACGTGTACTCCGGCTTCCACGCTTTGTGATCAACAAGCTTCCCTGTCACATGCCCCGGAAGACGGGGGAGATGGGAGGCCCAGCACACCAGCTGGTGCAGGGCAGCTGGGGAAGGACGCACCGGGAGACAAACACAGCGGGGAAGCCGTCCAGCTCACCCATTTGGGCACTTAAAACAGAGGCACCCGTAGCTGACATACTGGACGATGTGGGAAAAGACAACGAGACGTACACggaaaacacagaatttgaaaaaaggagGCAACTACCAACTTTGGGGGGAAGTAATAAGAAAGGAAACCGTCAAAACCTCGCAGTTCAGCAGCAGTAATGATGTCCCCAGTCACAGCCCTCACGGCCC
This region of Lynx canadensis isolate LIC74 chromosome B3, mLynCan4.pri.v2, whole genome shotgun sequence genomic DNA includes:
- the XRCC3 gene encoding DNA repair protein XRCC3 — encoded protein: MDLDQLDLNPRITTAVKKAKLKSIKEVLHFSGPDLQRLTGLSSLDVQHLLRTASLHLRGSSVFTALHLHRQKKRFPTQHQRLSLGCPVLDGLLRGGLPLDGVTELAGHSSAGKTQLALQLCLTVQFPPRHGGLEAGAVYVCTEDVFPDLRLQQLIAGQRHLRTDVPGEVIDKMKFGHQIFIEHVADVDALLECVNKKVPVLLSRGMARLVVIDSVAAPFRCEFDGLASMPRARRLQALGATLRRLSSTFRSPVLCINQVTEAMEEQGAAPGPQGLWEERVSPALGMTWSNQLLMRLMVSRRRPEEEAVLPPPGRPDRTLRVIFAPHLPPSSCSYTVSMEGVRGTPGTEAH